The following is a genomic window from Haloarcula sp. DT43.
AAAGGGGAGGTCGAGGTCGTGGGCCAGCGCGCGGGCGACGCTCGTCTTGCCGGTCCCCGGCGGGCCGACGAAGAGGAGCTTCCCTATCTCCCGCAGGCCGATGCGGGCGAGGTAGTCGCGGTGTTCGATGGCCTTGACTATCTTCTGAATCTCGTCTTCCTGGTCGGTGGTCAACACCAGGTCGTCCAGCGTCATCTCCACCTCCTCGGGGGCGCGCACGTCCACGAGGTCGAGCATCTCCTCGTCGTCCTCGTCGTCGGTGTCGAACGCCTCCTCCAGTTTGGCGTCGATGAACGCGCGGTCGGCCCGTGACGGGCGGTTCTGGCTGCGGGCGCGCTCGTAGTCGGCCCCCTCGACCTGGTCCTCGTAGGCCCTCGTCAGAACCGGGTTGTCTTCGAGGGCCGCGGCGTCGACCCGTTCGAGGAACCACTCCTCGGCGAGGTCGCGGTCGGTCAGGGAGATGCTGCCCGAGAAGTCGTCGCGGTCGGTGAACATCAGGCCGGAGATGGCCGCCCAGGGCCGTTCGACGCCGGTGGCCTCGCTCGCGGTCGTGTTAGTGACCGACAGAGGGCGCTCTATCTCGCCGTCGCTCCAGAACACGGACCGGTACGTGGCAGGCAGGTCGTCGGGCTCGAAGTCCCGCCGCTCGCTGTAGATAGTGGCCGTCAGCAGAAACTCGACGACATCCAGTTCCGGATTGCTCATTCCCACTGATGTTACCACGCGACCGGTATAAGTCACTCGAAGCCCCGGTGGCCGACACCAAGATAATATACCCGCCCTGTGTAGCCACTACGTGGCAACTGAAAACGTATTAATCTCGGTGTATCGGAACCGCATCGGCGACCCGACGACCGACGACGAAGTGTACGGCTACTGGCTGTTCGTCGTCGGAATCGTGCTGGGTATCGTCGGCTTACTGCTGTTTTACCTGTCGGCCTCGCGGAGCACACCCCGGCAGTTCGGCTATCTCCTCGGTGCAATCGGGCTCATCTCGCTGTTTGCGGGCCCGACCATCAGATTGCCGCTGACACGACGGGGCCTGATACTCACGTACCTCGGTGCCGTGGTCGGGCTGGTCGCAATCGTGTGGTTCACCACATTCTACCCGTCGAACTGGACCGGCCCCGAAGGGAACCCCGCGGTGACGCTGTACATCGTTGGGCTGGCACTGATGGCGGTCGGGGCGGTCGTCTCGCCGCTGCTGACCGGCCGCCAGGAGGCCTACGACGAGGCCATACGGACGGCACAGGAGGCGACGGAATCGGCCGAGCGAGCATCCCAGGAGGCCGAGCAGGCCTCGCAGGACGCACGACAGCAGTCCGAGGTGGCCGAACGAGCGACTCGCGAGCGCGACACGCTGGCCGAGCAACTGGTGACCAGCGAGGCCGCCCGCGAGGAACTGGCGACCGTCACCGACGCGACCGAGGCGGAACTGGCCGCGGCACAGGCGACTATCGCGGCCGCGATGGACAGCAAGGCGACGTTCGAACTGTACGCTGACGCCGCCGGGAAGTACCGCTGGCGACTGCGCCACCGGAACTCGAACGTCATCGCCGACAGCGCGCAGGGCTACTCCTCGCGTCAGAAGGCGATGCAGGGGCTTCGGAGCGTACAATCGAACGCCGCGGGCGGGGCCGTCGTCTTCTTCGAGGACGCGACCGAGGACGACGACGCCGAGGACGTGCCGGTCGTACCGGCCCCCGAGAGCGACGCCGCGTTCGAACTGTTCGAGGACTCGGCCGGGGAGTTCCGCTGGCGCTTGCGCCACGACAACGGCAACATCCTCGCCGACTCCGGCGAGGGCTACGCCTCGAAGTCGAACGTCCGCCGGGCGCTGAAGAGCGTCCGCGCGTACGTCCCCGGTGCGGCCTACCTCGACATCGACCCCGTGGCCTACGAGGTGTACGCCGACGCCGCCGGGGAGTTCCGCTGGCGCTTGCTCCACCGCAACGGCAACGTCCTCGCCGACTCCGGCGAGGGGTACAGCAGCCGGTCGAACGCCCGGCGGGCGGCCCGTCGCGTCGGTGAACTCGCGCCGGAGTCGGCAGTCGACGACGGCTTCGAGGTGTACGAGGACGCGGGCGAGGAGTGGCGCTGGCGACTGCGAGCGGGGAACGGCGAACTCGTCGCCGACTCCGGCGAGGGCTACGCGAACCGGTCGAAGGCGATGGACGCCGTCGAGCGGGTCCAGTCCTACGCCGCCGACGCCGACCTGCTGGCAATCGGGAGCGCGGCCTTCGAGGTGTACGAGGACAGGGGCGAGGAGTGGCGCTGGCGGCTGCGCCACCGCAACGGCGAAATCATCGCCGACTCCGGTGAAGGCTACGCCGAGCGCAACAAGGCCGTCGCCGCAATCGAGCGGGTCAAGCGCCACGCGCCCGGGGCGACACAGACGGAGTAGCGTCGCCGGAGCGGCCCTCGGGCCAGGATACCCGGGCAGAGAGAATAGCCGAATTAATTAAGCACGTTTCCGTCGAAGTTGTACTCATATGACAATTGAGACGCTCGAAGCGGCCGGACTCACGCACATGGACGACGACAACATCGGGGCGTTCCTGTCGAACCAGCGGGTCGGCGTGCTCGGGCTACCGACCGAGAGCGGCCCGTACATGATTCCCCTGTCGTTCGGGTACGACGGCGACAGCGCGCTGTATTTCACGTTCGTCGGCGGGTCGACGAGCCGCAAGCAGCAGTTGACCGAGGCGGCAGAGGACGCGGCGGTGCTCGTGTACAAGGTCGAATCGATGTTCCACTGGGAGAGCGTCCTGTTGCAGGGGAGTATCGAGGCCGTCCCCGAGTCCGAGTGGGACGACCTCGCGGCGGTGCTGGATACGGCGTGGCGGCCGGAGCTGTTCGAGAACGCAATCGCCGAGGGCGACATCGCGGTCTACCGGTTCGACATCGCCGAGCGGGAGGGGCTCAGACACGCCGGCCTGCCGCCGGGGTTCGAGCCGCAGTGAACCAGCGACCGTCGGCCGACAACGGTTCCCCCGCTGTGGAGAGTTTGTGAGCTTTTAACACAGGCCGAGACGTTCCGTCGTCCATGCCAACACCTGTTATCGTGGACGCAGTCAGAACGCCCCAGGGAAAGGAAGACGGCGCGCTCGCCGGCGTCCGGAGCGAGGACCTCTCCGTGCCGCTGGTCAATCAGTTGCTCGCGTCGACCGGCGTCGAGGCCGACGAGGTCGACGACCTGCTGTGGGGGTGTGCCCAGCAGCGCGGGGAACAGGGCAACAACATGGCCCGGGTCATCGCTCTGCTGTCTGACCTCGGCGAGAGCGTCCCGGCCGCGACTATCAACCGGTGGTGTGCGTCCTCCGCCGAGGCGCTGATGCGGGCGGCCGACGCTATCGCGGCCGGCCAGCGCGACGTACTCATCGCGGGCGGCGTCGAGTCGATGTCCCGCGTGCAGATGGGCGAGAACACCCACAACGTCCACCCCCGGCTGTCCGAACACTACAACGTCGGCGAACTCCAGATGGGAATGACCGCCGAGAAGGTCGCCGAAGAGATGGAGGTCGCCCGGCGGGAACAGGACGAGTACGCGCTCCGGAGCCACCGGCGCGCCGCCGACGCGACGGAGTCGGGCCGGTTCGACGACGAACTCGTCCCCATCGACACCGGGGACGGGCGGCTCGAAGCGGACGAGGGCATCCGCCCGGACACCACGCTCGAACAGCTGTCCGAACTCCCGACGGTGTTCAAATCCGAGGGGACGGTCACGCCCGGCAACGCCTCGCAGGTCTCCGACGGGGCGGCGGGGCTGCTGGTCACGTCGCGCGAGTTCGCGGAGGAGCGCGACCTCGACATCCTGGCCGAGGTCGGCGCCCACGAGGTCGCCGGCGTCGACCCGACCGTGATGGGCATCGGCCCGGTGCCAGCCGTCCGCAAGCTCGCCGAGCGCCCCGACCGCGAGACGGACGACTACGACCTCGTGGAGCTCAACGAGGCCTTCGCCTCGCAGTGTCTGTACTGCCAGCGCGAACTGGGCTTCGACGACGACAGCTACAACGTCAACGGGGGCGCAATCGCCATCGGCCACCCGCTCGGGGCCTCCGGCGCGCGCCTCCCGGTGACGCTGGTCCACGAGATGAACCGCCGCGGCGCGGAGCTCGGGCTGGCGACCGAGTGTGTCGGCTTCGGCCAGGGCGCAGCCATCGAGTTCCGGCTCCCCTGACTGGGCGCTGACGGGACGTCGAACGTCGTGACAACAGTCGGTTGCGGACGTCGCGCGGCGGGGTCGCTAGTCGGCGGCCACGTCGCCGGCCGCCGTCGCCTCGGCGGGGCTCGTCAGCGAGTGGACGTAGTCGTCGAGGTCGAGCGCGAAGGTGGCGTCAGTCGAGAGGTCGACCCACGAGAACTCGAACTCCGCGCCGCGCTCCTCGCCGGTGCCGGTGACGGTGTGGACCCAGTGGTCCCGCGACTCGTGGACGGGGAGGTGGTAGAACGACCGGACGTACCGCTTCGGCGGGGACTGGCGGCGCGTCCAGACGTCGGTGGCGATGTGTTGCAGGCGCTCGAAGGAGGCCAGGCCGCTCTCCTCGACGGCCTCGCGCTGGACGGCGACCCGCGGTTCCTCGCCCGGTTCGACGGTGCCTTTCGGAATCTGCAGTCCGTCGTGGCCCGGTCCCTCGAACACCAGGAGCTCCGACCCGTTCCTGGTGATGTAGGCGCAGGCCTTCTTCACGTACGTCGCCCGCTGTGGTTGCATGCCATCCGGTAGCGACGGTGGACATATAGTAGTACCCACATATCTGCCTAAAACCATATTAGGTCATCGGGGGAGGCAAAGGTGATACCCGGCCGCAGCGTCCGGCCGGCCGGCGACGTGTCAGCGAAAACGGTCAAGTAACGCTACCGAAGCGGTATATAGCCCACATAGCAGCGTTTTCCAGCTGGTTTTCGCTTGGGTACACTGATGGGAACTGGAACGGCGGAGCACACGGCCGACGTGGCAGACAGGGCGGCGGCGTACCTCACCGCGGTCGAGGACTGCCTCGTCGCGCTGCCACAGGCGCTTGCGGTGTACGGCGACGCCCAGTTTGCGGACGCGGCCGCCGAACTCGGGCGACAGGAATCGGTCTGTGACGACCACCGGCGGCGGCTCTGCGGGGCGGTCGGCCGGGCTCGGCCGGAGTTCACCGCGCTGTACCTCAGGGGCGCGGAGCTCACGGAGCTGTTCACGATGGTGGACGCGGTCCCGGACGCCGCGGAGACGTTCGTCCGGGACCTCGACGCGATGTCGCCGTCGCTGACCGAGCCGACACTGGAGCGGCTGGCGGACGTCGCCGCGCTCGCGTGTGCGGCCACCGCACTGCTGACGGAAGCCACCGAGGCGTACGTCCGGGCGCTCGTGACCGACGACGACGCGCCGGCGATTGCCGACGCGGTCGACCGAATCACCGACCTGGAGTCACAGTGCGACCAGCATCGGGACGAACTCGTCGCCCGGGCGTTCGAACGCCAGTCGACGGCCGACGCCCTCGTGGTCCGCGAACTCGTCCGGTCGCTGGACGCGGTCCCGAACGCAATCGAGGACGCCGCCGACCAGCTGGTGTTTTGTTGGGCGGATATGTAGCCGCGGTCGGCCCCGACGGGACGCTCCGAGCGACAGCCACGGACGGCCCGTTGTCGCCCGTTGTCGTGGGCTTATCAGCGTCGGTTCCGTGGGGACAGCCATGAGTCTCAAGTCGATGTTCAACGACATCCCGTTCGTCGAGCAGTTGGGGATGGAGATAACCGCCGTCGGGGACGGCTCGGCGGCGGGCGAGCTCCCCTTGCGGGACGGCCACTCCTCGAACCCCGAAGCGATAATCGCACACGGCGGCGTCACCTACTCGCTCGTCGACACCGTCGGCGGGGCGGCCGTCGTCTCGCAGTCGGGCAGCGTCTCGCCGACGGTCGACATGCGAATCGACTACCTCGCGCCGGCCACCACCGACCTGCGGGCCGAGGCCGAGGTGGTCCGGGACGGCGGGAGCGTGTCCGTCGTCGACACGGAGGTGTACGACGCCGACGGCCACCACGTCGCGAGCGCTCGCGGAACGTACAAGACGGACGGCAACAGCGGCGAGTCTCCGTGGACGAGAGGCGTCGACGACAGCGAGGTTGAGGGCCTGGCCGGCGACGACTAGTCGCCGCCGACCATCTTCATCCCGTCGCGCACGGACTCCCGACGGCCCAGCAGCGTCACCATGTCGCCGTCCTCGAGGACGTATTCGGCCGTGGGGACCTCGGCGTGCTCGTGGCGCTCGCCGCTCACGAGCGCGATCAGGCAGGCCTCGGGCAGCATCGGCCCGACCTCGCGTATCGACTTGCCGATGAGGTCCGGGTTCTCGACTTTGACCTCCTGTACGTCCCCGCTCCGGCCGATGTCGGTCATCCAGTGGGCGATGGCCGGGCGCTCTATCTGGTTGTCGATAGCCCAGGCCGTCGCCATCGCCGAGGAGATGGTCCGGACGCCGAGATCCTCGAAGGCCTCGACGTTGTCCGGGTTGTTCGCGCGGGCGATGACGCGGTCGACGCCGAACTTCGAACTCGCCAGCTGCGAGACGAGCAGGTTCGCGTCGTCGTCGCCGGTCGCCGCCACGACGGTCTTCGCGTTCTCGGCCCCGGCCGACCGCAAGATGTCGGTGTCGGTACCGTCGCCGATTTCGACGGCGTAGCCGTCGTTGCGGGCTCGTTCGACTATCGCTTCGTCCTGTTCGATGATGACGACGTTCTCGCCCCGGTCTTCGAGGCGCGCGGCGAGCGCTCGGCCCACCTGTCCGCCGCCGACGATGATGACTCGCATTGGTATCACATCCAGTTTTTCCGCGATGAACCGCGCCAGGCCGCCCTCGAACAGGGCGGTGGCGAAGATGACCAGAAAGACGGTCCCCAGCAGGATGTCCGCCTGCGTCCCCAGGAGCTCGGCCTGGGCCCCGGTGACCTCCTCGGCCGCGTTGTGGAGCTCGACGGCGAACAGCGTGGCGACCGAGGCCGGGATAATCCCGCGGGGGCCGACGAAACTGACGAACAGTTTCTCGCTGGTCGTGAACCGGTCGCCGACGGTCGAGACGAACACCAGCAGCGGCCGGATGAGCAGGGCGACCGCGAGGACGACGACGATGCCCGGCAGCCCCACGTCGATGAGCGACGCGAGCTCAAGCTGGGCCGCCAGCGCGATGAACACGAACGACAGCACCAGCAGCGTGATGTCGCCTTTGAACTCCTCGATGTCCTCCTCGTAGGGGTGGTCGACGTTGCCAAGCGCCATCCCCGCCGTCGCGGCGGCGGCGACGCCGGCCTCGGTCGCTATCGTGTTCGCGCCCGCGTACGCGATGAGCGCCCCGGCGAGGACGAGCAGGCGGGAGTTCCGCGGCGCGTCGCCGGGGGAGAGGTCGACGTACTGCAGGAGGTAGTAGACGACGCCGGCGACGAGGAGACCGACCAGCAGCCCCGTCCCCAGCCGGAGCGCGAACGCCCGCAACAGCCCCTCGCTCGACGCCGCGGGGTTGACCGTCTCGAAGATGACGACGGCGATGATGGCCGCGGTCACGTCGTTGACGATGCCCTCCGTCTCCAGCGCGGCGGCGACGCGGTCCCGGACCGGGACGACGTTGAGAATCGGGGTGATGACCGTCGGCCCGGTGGCGACCAGGAGCGCGCCGATGAGGAAGGCGACGTTCCAGGAGACGGCCGCCGAATTGAACGCCAGTTTGACCGCGATAGCGGTGCCCACGAGCGCGATGGC
Proteins encoded in this region:
- a CDS encoding pyridoxamine 5'-phosphate oxidase family protein; the protein is MTIETLEAAGLTHMDDDNIGAFLSNQRVGVLGLPTESGPYMIPLSFGYDGDSALYFTFVGGSTSRKQQLTEAAEDAAVLVYKVESMFHWESVLLQGSIEAVPESEWDDLAAVLDTAWRPELFENAIAEGDIAVYRFDIAEREGLRHAGLPPGFEPQ
- a CDS encoding PaaI family thioesterase; its protein translation is MSLKSMFNDIPFVEQLGMEITAVGDGSAAGELPLRDGHSSNPEAIIAHGGVTYSLVDTVGGAAVVSQSGSVSPTVDMRIDYLAPATTDLRAEAEVVRDGGSVSVVDTEVYDADGHHVASARGTYKTDGNSGESPWTRGVDDSEVEGLAGDD
- a CDS encoding DUF47 family protein; translation: MGTGTAEHTADVADRAAAYLTAVEDCLVALPQALAVYGDAQFADAAAELGRQESVCDDHRRRLCGAVGRARPEFTALYLRGAELTELFTMVDAVPDAAETFVRDLDAMSPSLTEPTLERLADVAALACAATALLTEATEAYVRALVTDDDAPAIADAVDRITDLESQCDQHRDELVARAFERQSTADALVVRELVRSLDAVPNAIEDAADQLVFCWADM
- a CDS encoding thiolase family protein encodes the protein MPTPVIVDAVRTPQGKEDGALAGVRSEDLSVPLVNQLLASTGVEADEVDDLLWGCAQQRGEQGNNMARVIALLSDLGESVPAATINRWCASSAEALMRAADAIAAGQRDVLIAGGVESMSRVQMGENTHNVHPRLSEHYNVGELQMGMTAEKVAEEMEVARREQDEYALRSHRRAADATESGRFDDELVPIDTGDGRLEADEGIRPDTTLEQLSELPTVFKSEGTVTPGNASQVSDGAAGLLVTSREFAEERDLDILAEVGAHEVAGVDPTVMGIGPVPAVRKLAERPDRETDDYDLVELNEAFASQCLYCQRELGFDDDSYNVNGGAIAIGHPLGASGARLPVTLVHEMNRRGAELGLATECVGFGQGAAIEFRLP
- a CDS encoding cation:proton antiporter domain-containing protein, coding for MAGSSGLLIPLVAGIIGLGVLAQVLAARLRVPSIIFYLLVGVIIGQPGLGIIGDGTFGGALSAIVGLAVAIIVFEGAYHLRFDRLREAPAATFRLVTVGAAIALVGTAIAVKLAFNSAAVSWNVAFLIGALLVATGPTVITPILNVVPVRDRVAAALETEGIVNDVTAAIIAVVIFETVNPAASSEGLLRAFALRLGTGLLVGLLVAGVVYYLLQYVDLSPGDAPRNSRLLVLAGALIAYAGANTIATEAGVAAAATAGMALGNVDHPYEEDIEEFKGDITLLVLSFVFIALAAQLELASLIDVGLPGIVVVLAVALLIRPLLVFVSTVGDRFTTSEKLFVSFVGPRGIIPASVATLFAVELHNAAEEVTGAQAELLGTQADILLGTVFLVIFATALFEGGLARFIAEKLDVIPMRVIIVGGGQVGRALAARLEDRGENVVIIEQDEAIVERARNDGYAVEIGDGTDTDILRSAGAENAKTVVAATGDDDANLLVSQLASSKFGVDRVIARANNPDNVEAFEDLGVRTISSAMATAWAIDNQIERPAIAHWMTDIGRSGDVQEVKVENPDLIGKSIREVGPMLPEACLIALVSGERHEHAEVPTAEYVLEDGDMVTLLGRRESVRDGMKMVGGD
- a CDS encoding NUDIX hydrolase; the protein is MQPQRATYVKKACAYITRNGSELLVFEGPGHDGLQIPKGTVEPGEEPRVAVQREAVEESGLASFERLQHIATDVWTRRQSPPKRYVRSFYHLPVHESRDHWVHTVTGTGEERGAEFEFSWVDLSTDATFALDLDDYVHSLTSPAEATAAGDVAAD
- a CDS encoding ATP-binding protein → MSNPELDVVEFLLTATIYSERRDFEPDDLPATYRSVFWSDGEIERPLSVTNTTASEATGVERPWAAISGLMFTDRDDFSGSISLTDRDLAEEWFLERVDAAALEDNPVLTRAYEDQVEGADYERARSQNRPSRADRAFIDAKLEEAFDTDDEDDEEMLDLVDVRAPEEVEMTLDDLVLTTDQEDEIQKIVKAIEHRDYLARIGLREIGKLLFVGPPGTGKTSVARALAHDLDLPFVEVKLSMITSQYLGETAKNVEKVFEVAKRLSPCILFMDEFDFVAKTRSSDEHAAIKRAVNTLLKSIDEISLIQDEVLLIGATNHPDQLDAAAWRRFDEIVNFPKPDHGMRADILRIVTQQMDIDDFDPETLAELTEGLTGSDLRLVLREAVLNALTEERTTLTQQDLEDAIIDFEERDNLKNMDMMDGDADALVAGSGGFSGDGDGGHDHDH
- a CDS encoding DUF1508 domain-containing protein; the protein is MYRNRIGDPTTDDEVYGYWLFVVGIVLGIVGLLLFYLSASRSTPRQFGYLLGAIGLISLFAGPTIRLPLTRRGLILTYLGAVVGLVAIVWFTTFYPSNWTGPEGNPAVTLYIVGLALMAVGAVVSPLLTGRQEAYDEAIRTAQEATESAERASQEAEQASQDARQQSEVAERATRERDTLAEQLVTSEAAREELATVTDATEAELAAAQATIAAAMDSKATFELYADAAGKYRWRLRHRNSNVIADSAQGYSSRQKAMQGLRSVQSNAAGGAVVFFEDATEDDDAEDVPVVPAPESDAAFELFEDSAGEFRWRLRHDNGNILADSGEGYASKSNVRRALKSVRAYVPGAAYLDIDPVAYEVYADAAGEFRWRLLHRNGNVLADSGEGYSSRSNARRAARRVGELAPESAVDDGFEVYEDAGEEWRWRLRAGNGELVADSGEGYANRSKAMDAVERVQSYAADADLLAIGSAAFEVYEDRGEEWRWRLRHRNGEIIADSGEGYAERNKAVAAIERVKRHAPGATQTE